In a genomic window of Drosophila takahashii strain IR98-3 E-12201 chromosome 3L, DtakHiC1v2, whole genome shotgun sequence:
- the enc gene encoding protein encore isoform X4, giving the protein MSSTKSQVALATNIPTNLSSAASASTAAAAAAVVVVASANAAVVASNTNSSGLGSGSGSGIAGVTGSVAAGAATATGATGSTVTAAAALSSAAATSSTSVATISSNCSSSNLNNNCGEECQTAAGSSNLGRQNSFGNRRGNMKGKHLTRSHAMRESTSPPRTPTPRAASEQQQQQQQLQGESHEHNNNNNNNNINSKAQSTGRGNSPLMETPAVIVTSQQPQQQQQNVPPKPQQNVPLSNEAEFPKLSPPKKSGGGQHNRTNSNGSGMEYNNNSGKKFMVDLKSNGLDSKPHNNNSSSAGVIYNSGMNYKAAERHERHDRHEMSSQNSNLSNNHDEEQYHYEPRGGGGGGGKKHRANTNAKGGGGGDRGGGNGGNGNNNNMSNNGLSNNSSNNTSGFISRVFHQSENSSEQYTDYGGTDLLVFFRDTLNKNPKDRNILLKIEKDLIEFIQENSRGCEYRFPPASSYNRMLIHRTAAFFGMEHNVDTETQQCVIVAVAKNTRIPEIRFQSLVRDDARKSILKRDTHSFDEVRQSPYLCPLSLDRKAKSFEEREEDYDRARSRIFSRTGGNHEGYSGGGGDEECYGGWEQQQQQQQKQSQPPRPKRPNGKMLQMQNSTESRDGMRSGGAVPKSHNFGNYGGPPSSGGPGNNSLPRGDSTNSIKSGRGGFVKQDSTGSTPWRLSPSSSGYKTRTQSVRSDSVTPSPTGYGSDRQTPELNHPPPSMVSTATHHSRMAPPPIIGSSAGGGGGPGAIAASPVDMGSEATGADPSSNSSSNCSPSSGTSGLVWAVTDISNVPIGSLLIDPQTLQPIVNADGSIYHYDPSNLPPNQALQHTGNQYQSQNQGNSSSGGYNNYRKSSPHQQHHQPQQQQHQSQQQHQPQLQQQPQQHQQATQQYATTELSCSSTESYAEEEAQSPGMECSEGYESYEPQSLPVVQQQQLPGNGDASSIKGDDCDSLTSATACLSITTSTSTKNYDRIEVQKYKNQATSPNIPACCAVVEKLELEAVVQQQQDQEQEPMAGPSSSGSATSSVGITELPSSQTPLPPMATQVNCDLQSVSPSSTPYSQCEVVKTPSQSHAPSAAVEEPKTTTWTYTQSYQAPDGSTVFHTTTTPNGAAPYCATTYQQGPDGSIYAVPQGMVYAAYPQPGVGTAGGASQPLFQLTTSSHPPTQTLFASPETGGELPGGTYMIPVFDPAQQPREGLIPAQAIYQTGPGGPGATTTVMPMATAAAYPTAQFATAAAPNGGPIYQAPLIYSSEPGGGAQLQQLPMAPYPIQYSYPYYHPISYYVPQQAVAAAPMVTSQPPVGQPTMQPQAAHTGGGTAAGPPTVVSVSGQHQQHQSHQQPHHHQQQQQHSTSSGYSTRVKRTPGGGSIHYNPSYTPSSVNHPSAGSTQIIAAPAASTTTYHALPTLTLAHGGAAAAGTDLSGAGGAHVYAVPAQHAALIPTNIFPYAAAAAAAAGGPPTAPQVVQQAPPPPPQSAPHHALITAAPFYPDPGASQSAPSTPAAPGRQAPLFSTPPAPNNGSSGGSSSAGGGGTNSGGYHSNSSTPHYYQNSQNSNEGYTSPYEKRNHGGGASVGVRKPYHPGGYNPRHSVPLSGIPSGAKTPLLNSNNEPTPRASPSSVSLGGASSSGGATGSYQHRGPPPHTMGVKRDNKPNQLPLISGPPPSYASNSSPVGVTGYEAKPPVRGLNAGAASFRSQKSMNQDYRRSVSQRNSPSANGGGSGSHESSNNSPNSIVGSQSNSAANTPNAAAAVQPQVQQQPQPQQTTLVSHSGGFVVLDQTTGAAMNASPPSLYGGGGGGAGGAAAGAAATGSNGGHQPGGGGGGARSHIPTAQLHHSAAAAAAAAAGSQQATAAVLSGVAAAALGGYNPNGASGVYFKYGQTYFAHPSVALPNSRRSPSNDIRPQMAQVAGMYPTMMIQARHPSRHPNPNYKGSRPR; this is encoded by the exons GCCGCTTCTGCCTCAACAGCGGCCGCTGCGgccgccgttgttgttgttgccagtGCCAACGCCGCCGTTGTTGCCTCAAACACTAACTCATCCGGATTGGGTTcaggatcgggatcgggaatAGCAGGAGTAACCGGATCAGTAGCCGCTGGAGCAGCCACTGCCACTGGAGCAACAGGATCCACagtcacagcagcagcagcattatCATCCGCAGCGGCAACATCCTCCACTTCCGTGGCCACAATCtcgagcaactgcagcagcagcaacctcaACAACAACTGCGGCGAGGAGTGCCAGACGGCGGCCGGATCCTCCAACTTGGGACGTCAGAACAGCTTCGGCAATAGACGA GGTAACATGAAGGGCAAACATCTGACGCGCAGCCATGCGATGCGTGAGTCCACTTCGCCACCTCGCACGCCAACGCCGCGGGCTGCCTccgagcagcaacagcagcagcagcagctccaggGGGAATCCCACgagcacaacaacaacaacaataataacaatatcaATAGCAAAGCACAATCAACTGGAAGGGGCAACTCGCCGTTGATGGAGACGCCAGCCGTGATTGTCACTAGTCAGcaaccgcagcagcaacagcagaatgTGCCCCCAAAGCCGCAGCAAAATGTGCCATTGAGCAACGAGGCGGAGTTCCCAAAGCTTTCGCCACCAAAGAAGTCCGGCGGTGGCCAACACAATCGCACCAACAGCAATGGCAGCGGCATGGAGTATAACAATAACAGCGGCAAGAAGTTCATGGTGGATCTTAAGTCCAACGGATTGGACAGCAAACCACACAATAACAACAGCTCATCCGCGGGTGTGATCTACAACTCGGGAATGAACTACAAGGCGGCGGAGCGCCATGAACGCCACGATCGTCACGAGATGTCCAGCCAGAACAGCAACCTGAGCAACAACCACGACGAGGAGCAGTATCACTACGAGCCcagaggcggaggaggaggcggaggcaaGAAGCATCGCGCCAACACCAATGCCAAAG gcggcggcggtggagaTAGAGGAGGGGGAAACGGTGgaaatggcaacaacaacaacatgtcCAACAACGGCCTGTCCAACAACTCGAGCAACAACACCTCGGGCTTCATTTCGCGCG TCTTTCATCAATCAGAGAACTCGAGCGAGCAGTACACGGACTACGGCGGCACCGATCTGCTGGTCTTCTTCCGGGACACGCTCAACAAGAATCCCAAGGATCGCAATATCCTCTTGAAGATCGAGAAGGATCTGATAGAGTTCATCCAGGAAAATAG TCGCGGTTGTGAGTATCGTTTTCCGCCAGCTTCCTCGTACAATCGTATGCTGATCCATCGCACGGCCGCCTTCTTTGGCATGGAGCACAATGTGGACACCGAAACGCAACAGTGTGTGATTGTTGCCGTTGCCAAGAACACGCGTATACCAGAG ATCCGCTTCCAGTCGCTGGTGCGCGACGATGCACGCAAGTCAATTCTGAAGCGGGACACGCACAGCTTCGACGAGGTGCGTCAATCGCCATACTTGTGCCCCCTCTCGCTGGATCGCAAGGCCAAGAGCTTCGAGGAGCGTGAGGAGGACTACGATCGGGCGCGCAGCCGCATCTTCAGTCGAACTGGAGGCAATCACGAGGGATAttccggcggcggtggcgatgAGGAGTGCTACGGCGGctgggagcagcagcagcaacagcagcagaagcaatcGCAGCCCCCTCGACCCAAGAGGCCCAATGGAAAGATGCTGCAGATGCAGAAT tcCACGGAATCACGCGATGGCATGCGATCCGGTGGAGCCGTGCCCAAGTCGCACAACTTTGGCAACTACGGCGGACCGCCCAGTTCGGGAGGTCCTGGCAACAATTCCTTGCCACGCGGCGACTCAACCAACTCGATCAAAAGCGGACGCGGTGGCTTCGTGAAGCAGGACTCGACTGGCAGCACTCCATGGCGACTGTCTCCTTCCAGCAGTGG CTACAAGACGCGCACCCAATCCGTGCGCTCCGACTCCGTAACGCCATCGCCGACGGGTTACGGCAGCGACAGGCAGACGCCGGAGTTGAACCACCCCCCACCATCCATGGTGAGCACAGCCACCCACCACAGCCGGATGgcaccaccacccatcatTGGGTCATCGGCGGGTGGCGGTGGCGGACCAGGAGCCATTGCCGCATCGCCGGTGGATATGGGAAGCGAAGCCACCGGGGCTGATCCATCCTCCAACTCCTCGTCCAATTGCTCTCCGTCGTCGGGAACGTCGGGACTGGTCTGGGCCGTCACAGACATTTCGAATGTGCCAATTGGCAGCCTCCTCATTGATCCGCAAACCCTCCAACCAATTGTCAATGCAGACGG TTCCATCTACCACTACGACCCGTCCAATCTGCCGCCCAACCAGGCGCTCCAGCACACGGGCAATCAGTACCAGTCGCAGAACCAGGGGAACTCCTCCTCCGGTGGCTACAACAACTACCGCAAGTCGTCGCCGcatcagcaacatcatcagccgcagcagcagcagcatcagtcgcagcagcaacatcagccgcagctgcagcagcagccacagcagcatcagcaggcGACCCAGCAATATGCCACCACTGAGCTGTCCTGCAGCTCCACCGAGAGCTacgcggaggaggaggcccaGTCGCCGGGAATGGAATGCTCCGAGGGATACGAGAGCTACGAGCCGCAATCGCTGCCCGTcgttcagcagcagcaacttccGGGCAACGGAGATGCATCGAGCATCAAGGGCGATGATTGTGATAGCCTGACCAGTGCCACCGCCTGCCTGAGTATCACCACCTCCACCTCGACGAAAAACTACGATCGCATCGAGGTGCAAAAGTACAAGAATCAGGCCACCAGTCCGAATATACCCGCCTGTTGTGCCGTCGTCGAGAAGCTGGAACTGGAGGCTGtcgtccagcagcagcaggatcagGAGCAAGAGCCCATGGCAGGACCCTCCTCTTCCGGCTCGGCCACCTCCTCGGTGGGCATCACTGAGCTACCATCCAGCCAGACACCGCTGCCACCGATGGCCACGCAGGTCAACTGTGACCTGCAATCGGTGTCGCCCAGCTCCACGCCCTACAGCCAGTGCGAGGTGGTGAAGACTCCCAGCCAGAGCCACGCACCCAGTGCCGCCGTAGAGGAGCCCAAGACCACCACCTGGACGTACACGCAGAGCTACCAGGCGCCCGACGGCTCGACCGTCTTTCACACCACCACCACGCCCAACGGGGCAGCGCCCTACTGCGCCACCACATATCAGCAGGGG CCCGACGGCAGCATCTATGCGGTTCCGCAGGGCATGGTCTATGCCGCCTATCCGCAGCCCGGCGTGGGCACCGCCGGCGGGGCCTCGCAGCCGCTCTTCCAGCTGACCACCAGCAGTCATCCGCCCACCCAGACGCTCTTTGCCTCGCCGGAAACTGGCGGTGAGCTGCCCGGCGGCACCTACATGATACCTGTCTTCGATCCGGCCCAGCAGCCGCGTGAGGGCCTCATCCCGGCGCAGGCCATCTACCAGACGGGGCCAGGCGGACCGGGTGCCACCACCACAGTGATGCCGATGGCAACGGCGGCCGCCTATCCGACGGCCCAGTTCGCCACGGCAGCAGCGCCCAATGGAGGACCGATCTACCAGGCGCCGCTCATCTACTCCAGCGAACCGGGCGGCGGAGCTCAGCTGCAACAGCTGCCGATGGCCCCGTATCCGATTCAATACTCCTACCCGTACTACCATCCCATCTCGTACTATGTGCCCCAGCAGGCGGTGGCCGCGGCGCCCATGGTGACCTCTCAGCCGCCAGTGGGTCAGCCCACCATGCAGCCGCAGGCGGCGCACACGGGAGGTGGAACGGCAGCGGGTCCACCGACGGTGGTTTCCGTTTCGgggcaacatcagcagcatcaGTCGCACCAGCAGCCGCAccaccatcagcagcagcagcagcactcgACCTCCAGTGGCTACAGCACTCGGGTGAAACGCACACCGGGCGGTGGCTCCATTCACTACAATCCCAGCTACACACCCAGTTCGGTGAATCATCCGTCGGCGGGTTCTACACAGATTATTGCTGCCCCGGCGGCCAGCACAACCACATATCATGCGCTGCCCACGCTGACGCTGGCCCACGGTGGTGCAGCGGCGGCTGGCACGGATCTCAGTGGTGCGGGCGGTGCCCATGTGTACGCTGTGCCCGCCCAACATGCCGCCCTGATCCCAACGAATATCTTTCCCTatgcagcggcggcggcggcggcagcaggagGTCCTCCAACGGCTCCGCAAGTGGTGCAACAggcgccaccaccaccgccacaGAGTGCTCCGCATCATGCGCTCATCACAGCGGCGCCGTTTTACCCGGATCCTGGTGCCTCCCAGTCGGCGCCCAGTACTCCGGCGGCTCCGGGAAGGCAGGCTCCGCTGTTCAGCACACCGCCGGCTCCGAATAATGggagcagcggcggcagcagcagtgcGGGAGGAGGTGGCACCAACAGCGGTGGCTACCACAGCAACAGCTCCACGCCGCACTACTACCAGAACAGCCAGAACAGCAACGAGGGATACACCTCTCCCTACGAGAAAAGGAACCACGGAGGTGGTGCCTCTGTGGGCGTGCGCAAGCCTTACCACCCAGGTGGCTACAATCCCAGGCACTCGGTTCCCTTAAGTGGAATCCCCTCGGGCGCCAAGACTCCACTGCTGAACTCCAACAATGAGCCCACGCCGCGTGCCTCGCCGAGCAGCGTGAGTTTGGGAGGCGCCTCTTCGTCCGGTGGAGCCACTGGTAGCTACCAGCATCGTGGGCCACCACCGCATACGATGGGCGTGAAGCGCGACAACAAGCCCAACCAGCTGCCGCTGATCAGTGGACCGCCGCCCAGCTATGCGAGCAACTCGAGTCCCGTCGGCGTCACCGGCTACGAGGCCAAGCCGCCCGTGCGCGGCCTGAATGCCGGAGCCGCCAGCTTCCGCAGTCAGAAGTCCATGAACCAGGACTACCGACGCAGCGTCTCGCAAAGGAATTCGCCGAGTGCCAATGGCGGCGGAAGTGGCAGCCACGAGAGCAGCAACAATTCGCCCAACAGTATTGTGGGCAGCCAGAGCAACAGTGCTGCCAACACGCCCAATGCGGCAGCAGCAGTACAGCCGCAGgttcagcagcagccgcagccacAGCAGACCACGTTGGTCAGCCACTCGGGAGGATTTGTGGTGCTCGATCAGACCACCGGAGCCGCCATGAATGCCTCGCCGCCCTCGCTTTACGGCGGAGGCGGTGGAGGAGCTGGcggagctgctgctggagctgcTGCAACCGGCTCGAATGGCGGCCATCAGCcgggcggcggtggcggtggcgcCCGCTCGCACATTCCCACTGCCCAGCTGCACCACagtgccgccgctgccgccgccgcagctgcTGGCAGCCAACAGGCCACGGCGGCGGTGCTCAGCGGCGTGGCCGCTGCCGCCCTCGGTGGCTACAATCCAAACGGGGCGTCCGGCGTGTACTTCAAGTACGGCCAGACGTACTTTGCCCAT CCCTCGGTGGCCTTGCCCAACAGTCGACGATCGCCGTCGAACGATATCCGGCCGCAAATGGCGCAGGTGGCCGGCATGTATCCCACAATGATGATACAAG CGCGTCATCCCAGTCGCCATCCGAACCCGAACTACAAAGGTTCGCGACCGCGGTAA